A stretch of Paenibacillus sp. URB8-2 DNA encodes these proteins:
- a CDS encoding WG repeat-containing protein, with product MLKIDLTGAPKAGKNAGITAEVRKWDGTGWNGLIPQPEARFAENAYAVVPSEPGWYRIDVHTDEAELINDSDYEDEYGLRAASLHPAPFNLKEGKLWGYIGDNGRTVIEPRYDYAEDFQDNGLAVVQRKDLSGLINGAGKEVLKPVYTFIGSFEEGRAVASDSKGYFLIDEKGKPVTGRRYDYLNSLHEGRALFTKQVGGQGLKYGYLDRNGREAIPAKYEDANDFKEGKALVKLHAGEFALIGKNGEILHTYSYPFVGNPGEGLLAYQTEENGRYGYIDEEGKTVISPQFTSAMPFSEGRAVVNMAENYENAYGLIDKSGKFVIQAQYEYIQQLGENRVALGTPINPAETYKGTVYTIADAATGRILNAHPLRGVNNYSEGLASVYDESETYFIDRSGNRAAQPPVVPGAGTLSFSGRLIRADVDQRTAYYDRNGRQVWRQNILIPLRHPYAVEERKFKPNFNYLVYYPFVKGIADTRVSARVNDRLKELSLADDGSAGDSSDYSYTGDFSVSFFRKNLLQLELSGYRYPFGAAHGMPTRIFTPIDLRSGKFYELKDLFKPAIDYTDRLSEIVGRQIENDPQYSYVFPGEYKGIAPDQPFYVDGEALYLYFAPYEIAPYAAGFPTFRIPFAEIMGLINTEGAFWRSFH from the coding sequence ATGTTGAAAATTGATTTGACCGGCGCGCCAAAGGCCGGGAAGAATGCGGGGATAACGGCGGAAGTCCGGAAATGGGACGGCACGGGGTGGAACGGCCTTATTCCCCAGCCGGAGGCGCGGTTTGCGGAGAACGCATATGCGGTCGTCCCCTCCGAACCTGGCTGGTACCGGATCGATGTCCACACCGACGAAGCGGAGTTAATCAATGACAGCGATTATGAAGACGAATACGGCCTGCGCGCCGCCTCGCTCCATCCGGCGCCTTTCAATTTGAAGGAGGGGAAGCTGTGGGGCTATATCGGCGACAATGGCCGCACGGTCATTGAGCCCCGCTATGACTATGCCGAGGATTTTCAGGATAACGGTCTCGCCGTTGTCCAGCGAAAGGATCTCAGCGGCTTAATCAACGGGGCAGGCAAAGAAGTGCTTAAGCCCGTTTACACGTTTATCGGCTCCTTTGAAGAAGGGCGCGCCGTCGCGAGCGACAGCAAGGGCTATTTTCTGATTGACGAGAAGGGAAAGCCAGTAACGGGACGAAGATACGACTATTTGAACTCCCTTCATGAAGGACGCGCGCTGTTCACGAAGCAGGTAGGAGGCCAAGGTCTCAAATACGGGTATTTGGACCGTAACGGCAGGGAAGCGATCCCCGCAAAGTACGAGGACGCGAATGACTTCAAGGAAGGCAAAGCGCTGGTCAAGCTCCATGCGGGCGAATTTGCGCTGATCGGAAAGAACGGTGAGATCCTGCATACGTACTCCTATCCTTTTGTCGGCAATCCGGGGGAGGGCCTGCTGGCTTATCAGACGGAGGAGAACGGCCGGTACGGATATATCGATGAGGAAGGTAAGACGGTTATTAGCCCGCAGTTTACGTCGGCGATGCCTTTTTCGGAAGGAAGGGCGGTCGTTAATATGGCGGAGAACTATGAGAACGCCTACGGCTTGATCGACAAGAGCGGGAAGTTCGTCATTCAGGCCCAATACGAGTATATCCAGCAGCTTGGGGAGAACCGGGTCGCGCTTGGCACCCCCATCAACCCGGCGGAGACTTACAAGGGGACAGTGTACACCATTGCCGACGCGGCAACCGGCCGGATACTGAACGCCCATCCGCTGCGCGGAGTGAACAATTATAGCGAGGGGCTCGCCTCTGTATACGATGAAAGCGAGACTTATTTTATCGACAGAAGCGGCAACCGGGCCGCGCAGCCGCCGGTCGTCCCGGGCGCGGGGACCCTTTCATTCAGCGGAAGATTGATCCGGGCGGATGTGGATCAGCGTACCGCTTATTATGACCGGAACGGCAGACAGGTCTGGAGACAAAATATACTGATTCCCCTTCGGCATCCCTACGCCGTAGAAGAACGAAAGTTCAAGCCGAATTTCAATTACCTCGTCTATTACCCGTTCGTAAAGGGGATTGCCGATACACGCGTATCCGCACGGGTCAACGACAGGCTGAAAGAGCTTTCGCTTGCGGATGACGGCAGCGCCGGAGACAGCAGTGACTACAGCTACACGGGCGATTTTTCCGTTTCCTTCTTCCGAAAGAATCTGCTGCAGCTTGAACTAAGCGGTTACCGCTATCCTTTTGGGGCTGCGCACGGAATGCCGACCCGTATTTTTACACCCATCGATTTGCGATCCGGGAAATTCTATGAGCTAAAAGATTTATTCAAGCCGGCGATCGACTACACCGATAGGCTCAGCGAAATTGTGGGACGGCAAATCGAGAATGACCCCCAATATTCCTATGTATTCCCCGGCGAGTATAAAGGCATAGCCCCCGACCAGCCGTTCTATGTCGACGGAGAGGCGCTCTACCTCTACTTCGCTCCTTATGAGATCGCGCCATACGCGGCGGGCTTCCCGACCTTCCGAATTCCTTTTGCCGAAATTATGGGCCTGATCAACACCGAGGGCGCATTCTGGCGGTCTTTTCACTAA
- a CDS encoding Ger(x)C family spore germination protein: MTKRILFFIILLALPLLSGCWSRKEVNDVAFVSGIGIDQMEDGRIRLALQLAIPRMLGSSGQGGTSSSGEKDIAAKAVWIVSESGESIMDAYRKLQEKLQREIFFAHNRIICIGESMARQGLSPVLDFFVRYQESRMQSYLIFTRGEALDLLYYLPKFEKIPAEVIRESEKTGTGIGSKMRDFAEMLLADDSQPLADEFEIVASNVQGSEETAKREAPSAIEGSVALKGLAVFKDDKLVGWIDRKETRGVLWFHNKTKKGSAYTLEIPKDKGGGKVSLEMISSKTELKPSLKEGEVGMEVKTYLKADLYESSSSLDLTDPKSIRLIENLLAEDVENRLRLALKKVQKDYRSDIIGFGAAVHRKYPRQWQNGLNERWDQVFTEIPVTIHSKMTVRNTGLTGSSLKQKEEENK, encoded by the coding sequence GTGACGAAACGAATTCTATTTTTCATTATCCTGCTGGCGCTTCCCCTTCTGTCAGGCTGCTGGAGCCGAAAAGAAGTGAATGACGTTGCGTTTGTATCAGGCATCGGAATCGATCAGATGGAAGACGGCAGAATCCGTCTGGCCCTTCAGCTCGCCATTCCCAGGATGCTTGGATCTTCAGGGCAAGGAGGGACCAGTTCGAGCGGTGAGAAAGACATCGCCGCCAAGGCGGTCTGGATTGTGTCCGAATCGGGGGAAAGCATTATGGATGCCTATCGCAAACTTCAGGAGAAGCTGCAGAGGGAAATCTTCTTCGCCCACAACCGAATCATTTGCATCGGAGAGAGCATGGCACGTCAAGGCCTTTCGCCTGTGCTTGATTTTTTTGTGCGATACCAGGAATCCCGAATGCAAAGTTATTTGATATTTACCAGGGGCGAGGCACTGGATCTGCTGTATTATCTACCGAAATTCGAAAAAATACCTGCCGAGGTCATACGGGAATCGGAGAAAACAGGCACCGGCATCGGATCCAAGATGAGAGATTTTGCCGAAATGCTCTTGGCGGACGATTCTCAGCCGCTTGCGGACGAATTTGAAATCGTAGCTTCAAATGTACAGGGCAGCGAGGAAACCGCAAAACGGGAAGCTCCTTCGGCCATCGAGGGCAGCGTTGCGCTTAAAGGTCTGGCCGTATTCAAGGACGACAAACTGGTAGGCTGGATAGACCGAAAAGAGACTAGAGGAGTTCTATGGTTTCATAACAAAACCAAAAAAGGATCGGCCTATACTCTGGAGATCCCCAAAGATAAAGGCGGCGGAAAAGTCAGCTTGGAAATGATTTCGAGCAAAACCGAGCTTAAGCCTTCACTCAAGGAAGGAGAAGTAGGAATGGAGGTTAAGACCTATCTGAAGGCCGATCTCTACGAGAGCAGCTCGAGTTTGGATTTAACGGATCCCAAATCCATTCGTCTTATTGAAAACTTACTGGCTGAGGATGTCGAGAACAGGTTGCGTCTAGCACTAAAAAAAGTCCAGAAGGATTATCGCTCGGACATCATCGGCTTTGGAGCGGCCGTCCACCGGAAATATCCGAGGCAGTGGCAAAATGGGCTGAACGAACGTTGGGATCAGGTCTTTACGGAAATACCGGTCACTATTCACTCAAAGATGACGGTGAGAAATACGGGACTAACCGGCAGTTCCTTAAAACAGAAGGAGGAAGAAAATAAATGA
- a CDS encoding spore germination protein, whose translation MDNQLIGTELNGNLEKLKAAFAHSSDIIFREFKVGNGQKGLLIFVDGLINMKLIDEDVLQPLIAFASKSPQSLKQLESLVSERVITAAQISTGTEISGLIDHVLSGDTALLLDGLAEALFIGAREWDSRAVSEPATEAVIRGPREGFTENLRTNTSLIRRRLKTPHLKMESMKVGRLSKTDIVISYLDNLADSSIVAEVRDRIRKVDIDAILESGYIEELIGDSPYSMFPLVMTTERPDKVAGSLLEGKVAIITDNTPFVLIVPVTFYGMLQASEDYYEKFLFMTAVRWLRLLSMVIALLLPSVYIALLTFELEMIPTNLVYSIAAGRETVPFPALVEALIMEVSFEALREAGVRLPRPIGQSVSIVGGLVIGQAAVQAGLVSAPLVIVVSLTGIASFIIPNYSHAITIRLLRFPIMILAGTLGFYGVLIGVLFLLSHMCRLRSFGTPYLSPIAPLRLGDLKDVLIRAPWWRMNYRPKGSTPGNQRRLGNRPKGNPSKP comes from the coding sequence ATGGATAACCAACTAATCGGCACAGAGCTTAACGGCAATTTAGAGAAACTGAAAGCGGCCTTTGCCCATTCTTCCGATATCATCTTTAGGGAATTCAAAGTCGGAAACGGTCAAAAGGGGCTGCTTATCTTTGTGGATGGGCTGATCAACATGAAATTGATCGATGAGGACGTCCTGCAGCCGCTGATCGCGTTCGCCTCCAAATCCCCGCAGAGCCTTAAGCAGCTTGAATCGCTGGTAAGCGAACGGGTGATCACCGCCGCCCAGATTAGCACCGGTACCGAGATTTCCGGGTTGATCGATCATGTGCTGTCAGGGGATACGGCTTTGCTGCTTGACGGCCTGGCTGAGGCTTTGTTCATCGGGGCCAGAGAATGGGATTCAAGGGCTGTCAGCGAACCCGCCACCGAAGCGGTAATCCGCGGTCCGAGGGAAGGGTTTACGGAAAATTTACGGACCAATACGAGCCTTATTCGCAGACGTCTGAAAACTCCCCATTTAAAAATGGAATCCATGAAGGTCGGCCGGCTGTCCAAAACGGATATCGTGATTTCATACCTCGATAACTTGGCGGATTCTTCCATAGTAGCCGAAGTTCGAGACCGAATCCGTAAAGTGGATATCGACGCGATTTTGGAGAGCGGATATATCGAAGAGTTGATCGGGGACAGCCCGTACTCTATGTTTCCCCTTGTAATGACTACGGAACGGCCGGATAAGGTTGCCGGGAGTTTATTGGAAGGAAAAGTAGCGATTATTACCGACAATACTCCTTTTGTCCTTATCGTTCCCGTGACCTTTTACGGGATGCTTCAGGCGAGCGAGGATTATTACGAGAAATTTTTATTCATGACCGCCGTCCGCTGGCTTCGGTTACTCAGTATGGTTATTGCCCTGCTTCTGCCGTCCGTCTATATTGCCCTGCTGACCTTCGAGCTTGAGATGATCCCCACAAACCTCGTGTACAGTATAGCCGCTGGCCGGGAGACGGTCCCTTTCCCCGCTCTTGTCGAAGCGCTCATTATGGAAGTATCGTTCGAGGCTTTGCGGGAAGCGGGGGTCAGGCTGCCGAGACCGATCGGGCAGTCGGTCAGCATTGTCGGAGGTCTGGTGATCGGGCAGGCCGCCGTTCAAGCCGGACTCGTATCGGCTCCGCTCGTTATCGTCGTCTCCTTAACCGGTATTGCTTCCTTTATTATTCCGAATTACAGCCATGCGATCACCATCCGGCTGCTCCGTTTTCCAATAATGATTCTGGCAGGCACTCTTGGATTTTACGGAGTATTAATCGGGGTATTATTTCTGCTCAGCCATATGTGCAGGCTTCGGTCTTTCGGTACACCTTACTTATCCCCCATAGCCCCTTTACGTCTTGGCGATTTAAAGGATGTGCTGATTCGGGCGCCCTGGTGGCGGATGAACTACCGGCCAAAGGGAAGCACTCCGGGTAATCAGAGACGGCTGGGCAATCGGCCGAAGGGAAATCCATCGAAACCTTAA
- a CDS encoding CAP domain-containing protein gives MKSRTIKALLSGSVAAVLALGISLPSQAEAASEQVTVKNGMSYEQLIQYLQQYYGKSITIDVTGDHISKPAESKPEATPAPEPAPAKPAAKPAAPVAKPAAPAAKAPEVAQSDSSSYIKEVIALVNQERGKAGLAPLSALDSLNKVAAAKATDMRSNNYFSHTSPTYGSPFDMMSSFGVTYSYAGENIAMGQRTPEEVMTAWMNSPGHKANILSKNFNYIGVGFDNNYWTQEFIGK, from the coding sequence ATGAAGAGCAGAACGATAAAAGCATTATTAAGCGGAAGCGTAGCGGCAGTTTTGGCGCTTGGCATATCCTTGCCCTCTCAGGCTGAAGCAGCCTCCGAGCAGGTGACGGTCAAGAACGGAATGAGCTATGAGCAGCTGATACAATATTTGCAGCAATATTATGGTAAATCGATCACCATTGATGTGACTGGCGATCATATTTCCAAGCCGGCCGAATCCAAGCCGGAAGCGACGCCGGCGCCAGAGCCGGCCCCGGCGAAACCGGCGGCCAAACCCGCAGCTCCAGTGGCCAAACCCGCAGCTCCGGCGGCAAAAGCTCCTGAGGTTGCCCAATCTGACAGTTCTTCCTATATCAAAGAGGTAATCGCTCTGGTGAACCAGGAACGCGGTAAAGCGGGACTCGCGCCGCTGTCTGCGCTTGACAGCCTGAACAAGGTCGCGGCGGCCAAAGCAACGGACATGCGGAGCAATAATTATTTCTCGCATACGTCCCCTACGTACGGTTCTCCGTTTGATATGATGTCTTCTTTCGGCGTAACTTACAGCTATGCCGGCGAGAATATTGCGATGGGACAGCGTACACCGGAAGAAGTAATGACTGCCTGGATGAACAGCCCGGGGCACAAAGCCAATATTTTGAGCAAAAATTTCAATTATATCGGCGTGGGCTTTGACAATAACTATTGGACACAGGAATTTATCGGAAAATAA
- a CDS encoding ABC transporter ATP-binding protein — MQSNENEDGLGTVVLSVNGVRKKIGRKWIIDNVTFDVRKGEIFGFLGPNGAGKTTTIRMLVDLIRPSEGSITVCGYNVNKAPEKALQYVGSIVENPEVYTYLTGWENLQHFARMQPGVDEARIAEVVETVRLDQRIHDKVRTYSLGMRQRLGIAQALLGRPRLLILDEPTNGLDPKGIKELREFIRRLADEGMAVFVSSHLLSEIQLLCDRVAIISRGRVLAVGGVSELVARNSPYVLWELEPYERGSALLESRAGIRLADPAELALDDTVIANMRSGSALTIMDDDAVPETVAALVSAGVEVRAVHKINPTLEQLFLKLTEGETID; from the coding sequence TTGCAATCGAACGAAAATGAAGACGGCCTTGGAACCGTCGTTTTATCCGTTAACGGAGTCCGTAAAAAAATAGGCCGCAAATGGATTATCGACAACGTAACCTTTGATGTCAGAAAAGGCGAAATTTTCGGCTTTCTCGGGCCGAACGGGGCGGGAAAGACGACCACTATCCGCATGCTCGTAGATTTAATACGTCCGAGCGAAGGCTCCATCACCGTATGCGGCTATAACGTCAACAAAGCGCCAGAAAAAGCGCTGCAATATGTCGGTTCCATCGTTGAAAATCCCGAGGTCTATACTTATTTGACCGGCTGGGAGAATCTGCAGCATTTCGCCAGGATGCAGCCGGGAGTGGACGAAGCGCGGATCGCCGAGGTTGTCGAAACGGTCCGGCTTGACCAGCGCATCCACGACAAGGTGAGAACCTACTCGCTCGGAATGCGCCAGCGCCTCGGCATTGCCCAGGCGCTGCTCGGACGTCCGCGGCTGCTTATTCTCGACGAGCCGACGAATGGTCTTGATCCCAAAGGGATCAAGGAATTGCGTGAATTCATCCGCAGGCTGGCGGATGAGGGAATGGCGGTGTTCGTCTCCAGCCACCTGCTGAGCGAGATTCAACTGCTGTGCGACCGGGTCGCCATCATCAGCAGGGGACGCGTGCTGGCAGTGGGCGGCGTGAGCGAGCTTGTCGCCCGCAATTCGCCTTATGTGCTGTGGGAGCTGGAGCCATATGAACGCGGCTCCGCCCTGCTTGAATCAAGAGCGGGAATCCGGCTTGCCGATCCCGCCGAGCTAGCGCTGGACGACACGGTGATTGCGAATATGCGAAGCGGCTCCGCCTTGACGATTATGGATGACGATGCCGTTCCCGAAACCGTCGCCGCTCTGGTATCCGCCGGCGTAGAGGTCAGGGCCGTGCATAAAATCAATCCGACACTGGAACAGCTATTCTTGAAACTGACGGAGGGTGAGACCATTGATTAG
- a CDS encoding GerAB/ArcD/ProY family transporter: MKREQIGTSQLFILMVAFQIGSSLIFPLGSESGQNAWLAALLGMLFGILVVFVFLRLFSHFQRDSLIQIILGLLGRGLGVPLCLTYIIYFTYQASRVVRDFSELLAATILVDTPQSVIIVCFIAVIIYTLRGGIEVFGRMAEMVFPFVMIVMGITWFTVYASGAFKIRHLTPIMFTGSASIWREAFPELTVLPYGELIVFIMVWPFLGGKGKLSKISLAAVLTGGLLLTINILAMLAVLGPELYGILQYPLLASVRMVSIGDFLERIDAVVILLMVAGGFFKIGVYVYGAALGTAHLFKLKSPCDVMVPLGAIIAPFSLVMAENSGIHSKIGLGFDVKYVHLTLQIIIPSLLLLLSFLKLKKEREP; the protein is encoded by the coding sequence ATGAAGCGGGAGCAGATCGGAACAAGCCAGCTGTTTATTCTTATGGTCGCCTTTCAAATCGGAAGCAGCCTTATTTTTCCTTTGGGCTCGGAAAGCGGGCAAAATGCTTGGCTGGCCGCATTGCTCGGCATGTTATTCGGAATTCTTGTTGTGTTTGTATTTTTGCGGCTGTTTTCCCACTTTCAAAGGGATTCGCTGATTCAAATCATTCTGGGGCTTCTGGGCAGAGGGTTGGGCGTTCCGCTATGCCTTACCTATATTATTTACTTTACCTACCAGGCTTCAAGAGTGGTCCGGGACTTTAGCGAGCTGCTTGCGGCCACGATTTTGGTTGATACGCCGCAATCTGTAATCATCGTCTGTTTTATCGCGGTCATTATTTACACGCTACGCGGTGGGATCGAAGTGTTCGGGCGAATGGCGGAAATGGTGTTTCCCTTCGTCATGATTGTCATGGGCATCACCTGGTTCACGGTATATGCTTCCGGGGCGTTTAAGATCAGGCACTTGACGCCGATTATGTTTACGGGTTCTGCAAGCATATGGCGGGAGGCCTTCCCCGAACTCACAGTGCTCCCATATGGGGAGCTTATCGTATTTATCATGGTATGGCCGTTCTTGGGCGGCAAAGGAAAGTTGAGCAAGATCAGCCTTGCGGCCGTATTGACGGGGGGACTGCTGCTGACCATCAATATTCTGGCCATGTTGGCCGTATTGGGCCCGGAATTATACGGAATACTGCAGTATCCTCTATTGGCTTCTGTCCGAATGGTTTCGATTGGGGATTTTCTTGAGCGGATTGATGCAGTCGTTATTTTGCTGATGGTAGCAGGCGGATTTTTCAAGATCGGGGTTTATGTTTACGGCGCTGCTCTTGGAACCGCTCATTTATTCAAACTAAAAAGTCCCTGTGATGTGATGGTGCCCCTTGGCGCAATCATTGCGCCGTTCAGTCTAGTTATGGCTGAAAATAGCGGAATCCACAGTAAAATCGGCTTAGGATTCGATGTGAAGTACGTGCATTTGACTCTTCAAATCATCATTCCGTCCTTACTGCTGCTGCTGTCGTTTTTGAAGTTGAAAAAAGAACGGGAACCATGA
- a CDS encoding GDSL-type esterase/lipase family protein has translation MNDFKWTWRWASLLSIAATLMLLTGFVYAAKDIMYPQGAAHITETPLSTAAPAAGTDVLKVAAVGDSLAKGTGDDTGEGFVRRTVAGLSTDGMKAELIGNLGINGLTTTGLEDKLKEEGVQYVLRQANIILVSIGGNDLFDGAQSMLNEASERTVPEGGASDSAGTPGVSAGASRGTDELKNLDPKRLLADLPSVSKRLEFILGAISKINPSAKIYYIGLYNPFGDLREMLIPGNQAVTAWNDAAMDIINRNMDMTLVPTLDLFNGHLDKYLSSDHFHPNGDGYQRMADRVVQAVR, from the coding sequence TTGAACGATTTCAAATGGACTTGGCGGTGGGCAAGCCTTCTATCTATTGCGGCTACCCTTATGCTGCTCACTGGCTTTGTTTATGCCGCCAAAGATATAATGTATCCGCAGGGAGCCGCTCATATCACGGAGACCCCGCTGAGCACGGCAGCTCCCGCTGCCGGAACGGATGTCCTGAAGGTTGCGGCAGTCGGCGACTCACTGGCCAAGGGCACGGGGGACGACACAGGCGAAGGCTTTGTCCGCCGGACCGTAGCGGGCTTGTCCACGGATGGAATGAAAGCCGAACTGATCGGGAACCTCGGCATTAACGGGCTGACGACTACCGGACTGGAGGACAAGCTGAAAGAGGAGGGCGTACAATACGTCCTGCGCCAGGCTAACATCATTCTGGTTTCGATCGGCGGCAACGATTTGTTTGATGGAGCGCAGTCCATGCTGAATGAAGCGTCGGAAAGAACGGTTCCAGAGGGCGGAGCGTCAGATTCAGCAGGTACTCCCGGCGTGAGCGCGGGAGCCTCCAGGGGGACAGATGAATTAAAGAATTTGGACCCTAAACGGCTCCTCGCCGATCTTCCCTCCGTTTCAAAGCGGCTGGAATTTATTCTAGGCGCCATTTCCAAGATTAATCCTTCGGCCAAGATATACTATATCGGCCTTTACAATCCTTTTGGGGATCTGCGGGAAATGCTCATCCCGGGCAATCAGGCCGTTACGGCCTGGAACGATGCGGCAATGGATATCATCAACCGCAATATGGACATGACGCTTGTTCCGACGCTCGATTTGTTTAACGGTCATCTTGACAAATATTTATCCAGCGACCATTTTCATCCGAACGGCGACGGCTACCAGCGGATGGCGGACCGGGTTGTTCAAGCGGTACGGTAG
- the mglC gene encoding galactose/methyl galactoside ABC transporter permease MglC — MNAKKAQSFITQNAIYLVLVVLILGIAIYEPSFMSVNTLRDILIQSSTRVIIALGVAFILITAGTDLSAGRVVGLTAVISASMLQIPDYSRRFFPDLPQMWLIIPIVIAILAGLLCGLINGLIVSKLNVPPFIATLGTMVMVYGINSLYFDMKPNQSQPIGGLRPDFTNIGSGFIGKGQYSIPYIVIIAIVVALIVWVVFNKTKLGKNMYAIGGNMQAAKVSGINVSKNLIYLYAIAGALYGLAGVLEAARTGGATNNYGNMYELDAIAACVVGGVSTTGGIGTVPGVLVGVVIFTLINYGLTFIGVSPYWQLIIKGLIIVAAVAFDMRKYSAKK; from the coding sequence ATGAACGCCAAAAAAGCACAAAGCTTTATTACTCAAAATGCCATCTATCTCGTACTCGTTGTCCTGATTCTTGGTATCGCCATTTACGAGCCGAGCTTCATGTCGGTCAATACGCTCCGCGATATTCTGATTCAATCGTCCACACGGGTTATTATCGCGCTGGGCGTCGCCTTTATTCTGATAACGGCCGGCACGGACTTGTCCGCAGGCCGGGTTGTGGGCCTGACGGCGGTTATCTCCGCCTCGATGCTGCAAATCCCGGATTATTCGCGCCGTTTCTTTCCGGATCTGCCGCAAATGTGGCTGATCATTCCGATTGTCATCGCCATTCTGGCCGGTCTGCTGTGCGGTCTGATCAACGGCTTGATCGTTTCCAAGCTCAATGTTCCGCCTTTTATCGCGACGCTTGGCACGATGGTTATGGTATACGGCATCAACTCGTTGTACTTTGATATGAAACCAAACCAATCCCAGCCGATCGGCGGCTTGCGCCCCGACTTCACCAATATAGGCTCCGGCTTCATCGGCAAGGGGCAGTATTCCATCCCGTATATCGTCATTATCGCCATTGTCGTAGCGCTCATTGTCTGGGTCGTCTTCAACAAGACGAAGCTCGGTAAAAACATGTACGCCATCGGCGGCAATATGCAGGCGGCCAAAGTGTCCGGCATCAACGTTTCCAAGAACCTGATTTATCTCTACGCCATCGCCGGAGCCCTGTACGGTCTTGCAGGCGTGCTGGAAGCCGCAAGAACGGGCGGAGCGACGAACAACTACGGCAACATGTACGAACTTGACGCCATCGCGGCCTGCGTCGTCGGCGGCGTATCCACCACTGGCGGCATCGGCACGGTGCCGGGCGTACTGGTCGGCGTCGTCATTTTCACCCTGATCAACTATGGTCTTACCTTTATCGGCGTCAGCCCTTACTGGCAGCTCATCATCAAGGGCCTCATCATTGTGGCCGCGGTTGCCTTCGACATGCGGAAATACTCCGCGAAGAAATAA
- a CDS encoding ABC transporter permease, which translates to MISLLPLIRNECMKIIKRKRFYVILLILLVLVPMFTYAQMRSAERNREKFSSDWRLELQQQITDNENSLSSSRIPEEWKTYRRIFIQQMQYYLDHDVNPNEPSGVTFTREFLDNSISLFIPLLIMAVASDIVSGERTTGTIKMLLTRPVRRWKVLMSKLIALLMFVSLIILSTFLVSYLISGVAFGYSGFNVPVFTGFQLSGDTVDMSAVHSVPQWQYLLMQCGLIWFVSVVVALLAFMVSVLFRSTAASIVVMMAALIAGTILTNMASAWTSAKYLFMVNLGLTNYLAGTPAPIAGMTLPFSLAVLGVWAAVSVIISFTVFTKRDILN; encoded by the coding sequence TTGATTAGCCTGCTGCCGCTCATCCGCAACGAGTGTATGAAGATCATCAAAAGGAAGCGCTTTTATGTCATCCTGCTCATTCTGCTTGTGCTCGTTCCGATGTTCACCTATGCCCAGATGCGCTCTGCCGAACGGAACAGGGAGAAGTTCAGCTCCGACTGGCGTCTGGAATTGCAGCAGCAGATTACCGATAATGAAAATTCGCTCAGCAGCAGCCGCATCCCGGAGGAATGGAAGACGTACCGCCGAATTTTTATACAGCAGATGCAGTATTATCTAGACCATGACGTGAATCCGAATGAGCCCAGCGGGGTAACCTTTACCCGCGAGTTCCTGGACAATTCGATCTCTCTGTTCATCCCGCTGCTGATTATGGCGGTGGCTTCGGATATCGTATCCGGAGAACGCACGACGGGAACCATTAAAATGCTGCTGACCCGGCCCGTTAGGCGCTGGAAGGTGCTGATGAGCAAATTGATCGCGCTGCTCATGTTCGTATCGCTGATTATTTTGTCCACCTTTCTGGTAAGCTACCTGATTTCCGGAGTGGCCTTTGGCTACAGCGGCTTCAACGTACCGGTATTTACCGGCTTTCAGCTCAGCGGAGACACGGTTGATATGTCCGCGGTCCACTCGGTGCCGCAGTGGCAATATCTGTTGATGCAGTGCGGATTGATCTGGTTCGTCAGCGTAGTCGTCGCCCTGCTGGCCTTTATGGTTTCGGTACTGTTCCGCAGCACGGCAGCCAGTATCGTCGTGATGATGGCGGCGCTGATTGCCGGCACGATTCTAACCAATATGGCCTCGGCTTGGACTTCAGCCAAGTACCTGTTCATGGTCAATTTGGGCCTGACGAATTACCTTGCGGGAACTCCGGCGCCGATCGCGGGGATGACCCTGCCTTTTTCCTTGGCGGTTTTAGGCGTTTGGGCGGCTGTTTCCGTGATCATTTCATTCACTGTCTTTACGAAAAGGGATATTTTGAATTAG